From Ptychodera flava strain L36383 chromosome 2, AS_Pfla_20210202, whole genome shotgun sequence, the proteins below share one genomic window:
- the LOC139124090 gene encoding uncharacterized protein, translating into MAPQFANIFMADLEQCFLNSYPLKPRVYFRFIDDIFMIWTHGLDALKKFYQDFNSFHNTINFTMEYSDNAINFLDTTVKIRDDHLETSLYRKPTDSRSYLQPSSFHPQHTFRSIVYSQALRYNKICSEKEDRDKQLGELHQTFTQLKYKPCIVEKQITRASHINRGDLLQYGPKTNVSRVPLVVTYNPQLKCLQRIINDFNPS; encoded by the coding sequence ATGGCACCACAGTTTGCTAATATATTCATGGCAGATTTGGAACAATGTTTCCTGAACAGCTACCCACTCAAACCTAGAGTATACTTCCGCTTCATAGATGACATCTTCATGATTTGGACCCATGGTTTGGATGCTCTAAAGAAGTTCTACCAAGATTTCAACTCATTCCACAACACCATTAACTTCACCATGGAATATTCCGACAATGCGATAAACTTTCTGGACACCACTGTAAAAATTCGAGATGATCACCTTGAAACAAGTTTGTACAGGAAACCAACAGACAGTCGCAGTTATCTTCAACCATCCAGTTTTCACCCACAGCACACTTTCCGGTCAATTGTATACAGCCAGGCCCTGcgatacaacaaaatttgttcagAAAAGGAAGACCGTGACAAACAACTTGGTGAACTACATCAAACATTCACACAACTAAAATACAAGCCCTGCATTGTGGAGAAACAGATAACCCGTGCCAGCCATATCAACCGTGGTGATCTATTGCAATATGGGCCGAAGACAAATGTCAGCAGAGTCCCATTGGTCGTCACCTACAACCCACAACTAAAGTGTCTGCAGAGAATAATTAACGACTTCAACCCATCATAG
- the LOC139124100 gene encoding uncharacterized protein, which yields MAVPLVCRSSPWNVLPPAKNTQRGQSRSPIISGIGTITEGISGYVDTILKPFATSTPSYIQDTTDFLCKIQPIKNLPQNTLLVTLDVEALYTNIPHTDGLAAIRNVIPNEETAEYTYQLAKFVVTHNYFEFNDAFYLQTNGTAMGTRMAPQFANIFMADLEQRFLNSYPLKPRVYFRFIDDIFMIWTHGLDALKKFYQDFNSFHNTINFTMEYSDNTINFLDTTVKIRDDHLETRLYRKPTDSRSYLQPSSSHPQHTFRSIVYIQALRYNKICSEKKTVTNTW from the exons ATGGCTGTCCCATTGGTTTGTAG ATCCTCACCCTGGAACGTTCTacctcctgccaaaaatacacaaagaggGCAATCCAGGTCGCCCATAATATCTGGCATTGGTACTATCACTGAAGGAATTTCCGGATATGTTGACACAATTCTCAAGCCATTTGCTACTAGCACTCCAAGCTACATACAAGACACCACGGACTTCCTCTGCAAAATCCAACCAATAAAGAACCTCCCTCAGAATACACTACTGGTCACTCTAGACGTGGAAGCCTTGTACACAAATATCCCACATACCGATGGACTGGCAGCAATAAGAAATGTCATACCCAATGAGGAAACTGCTGAGTACACCTATCAACTTGCCAAATTTGTTGTAACTCACAACTACTTCGAGTTCAATGACGCTTTCTACCTACAAACCAATGGGACAGCCATGGGCACACGAATGGCACCACAGTTTGCTAATATATTCATGGCAGATTTGGAACAACGTTTCCTGAACAGCTACCCACTCAAACCTAGAGTATACTTCCGCTTCATAGATGACATCTTCATGATTTGGACCCATGGTTTGGATGCTCTAAAGAAGTTCTACCAAGATTTCAACTCATTCCACAACACCATTAACTTCACCATGGAATATTCCGACAATACAATAAACTTTCTTGACACCACTGTAAAAATTCGAGATGATCACCTTGAAACACGTTTGTACAGGAAACCAACAGACAGTCGCAGTTATCTTCAACCATCCAGTTCTCACCCACAGCACACTTTTCGGTCAATTGTATACATCCAGGCCCTGcgatacaacaaaatttgttcagAAAAGAAGACCGTGACAAACACTTGGTGA